One genomic region from Nostoc sphaeroides encodes:
- the sufR gene encoding iron-sulfur cluster biosynthesis transcriptional regulator SufR: MATTHQSSTKQDILEYLHKHEKATALELAEVLDVTPQAIRRHLKDLETEELVLYSTSVQAAGMGRPQHLYELSRQGRDRLHRTMSDRFGDGHGNFAVSLLDTLAETMGHDQFKSILEKQWQRKAKEYRDRVGSGSLRERVANLVELRKAEGFMAEYHAVDVNDSFESDRFILMEHNCAISNVAESFPSICGHELEMFAAVLPDCTVERTHWIIDGEHRCGYLVQIRH; the protein is encoded by the coding sequence ATGGCGACTACCCACCAATCCTCAACCAAGCAAGATATCCTTGAGTATCTGCACAAACACGAAAAAGCAACGGCTTTAGAGCTAGCTGAAGTTTTAGACGTTACCCCCCAAGCTATTCGTCGCCATCTCAAAGATTTGGAGACGGAGGAGCTAGTTTTGTATTCGACATCAGTGCAGGCGGCGGGGATGGGGCGTCCGCAACATCTTTATGAACTGAGTCGTCAAGGACGCGATCGCTTGCATCGAACAATGAGCGATCGCTTTGGTGATGGACACGGAAATTTTGCGGTTTCGCTGCTAGACACCTTAGCCGAAACGATGGGACACGATCAATTTAAATCGATTTTAGAAAAACAGTGGCAGCGCAAAGCCAAAGAATACCGCGATCGCGTCGGTAGCGGTTCACTACGAGAACGGGTAGCCAACTTAGTAGAGTTGAGAAAAGCTGAAGGCTTTATGGCGGAGTATCACGCTGTTGATGTGAATGACTCCTTTGAGAGCGATCGCTTTATCTTAATGGAGCATAACTGTGCCATTTCCAACGTTGCTGAGTCTTTCCCCAGCATCTGTGGTCACGAATTAGAAATGTTTGCAGCCGTCTTACCAGATTGTACCGTAGAACGCACCCACTGGATTATTGATGGTGAACATCGTTGTGGCTATTTAGTACAAATTCGTCATTAG
- a CDS encoding YbjQ family protein has protein sequence MIITTTDVIQGAVIESYLGIVTAEVVYGSNFLRDFLAGIRDIIGGRTGSYERLFEQGQRKALEELEQRAQRLGANAVIGIEIDTGTINLDQSGVLLLITATGTAVRMR, from the coding sequence ATGATTATAACTACCACTGATGTGATTCAAGGAGCCGTTATTGAGTCATATTTAGGCATTGTGACAGCAGAAGTAGTCTACGGTAGCAATTTCTTGCGAGATTTTTTGGCAGGTATTCGAGATATTATTGGTGGACGCACTGGTAGCTATGAGCGTCTATTTGAGCAGGGTCAACGCAAGGCATTAGAAGAATTAGAACAACGGGCACAACGTTTAGGAGCAAATGCTGTAATCGGGATTGAAATTGATACTGGCACAATCAATCTTGACCAGTCAGGAGTTCTTTTGCTGATTACTGCTACAGGTACTGCTGTGAGGATGCGTTAA
- the sufD gene encoding Fe-S cluster assembly protein SufD, with translation MSIQVSPSPIPNSNLVSLISPLLDKDTYLTELLNQVTAPKTEGWLQELRQSAANWVRHSTIPTTREEEWRFTDLSSLRKVQFNVETRNFASVASVEFDILPEAANSRLVFVNGVFAPELSAVSNLPSGIVVSNLAGLSAVEQEGVRQYLAQAEGAQEVFTALNTAGITDAAVVWVKKNVVVETPIHLVFISVVGETAMISQPRCLVVAESGSQVTLVEEYTNRQDAKSAEDGVYLTNAVTEVWVGDNAEVSHTRVEWEGAEAFHIGKTAIAQARDSRYTCHAITLGAKLSRHNLEILQTGEQTQTTLNGLTIISGKQLSDTHSAIALNYPHGTSDQLHKCIVGDRAHAVFNGKVFVPKLAQLTNATQLNRNLLLSSKARVDTKPQLEITADNVKCAHGATVSQLEDDEIFYLQSRGIDENDARKLLINAFAAEVINKIPVPSLREILLNTVNNLKSLTND, from the coding sequence ATGAGTATTCAAGTATCTCCCAGTCCAATACCTAATTCAAATTTAGTCAGTTTGATATCTCCTTTGTTAGATAAAGATACCTATCTAACTGAATTGTTAAATCAGGTAACTGCACCCAAAACAGAGGGATGGTTGCAGGAATTACGCCAAAGTGCTGCTAATTGGGTACGCCACTCGACTATTCCCACTACCCGCGAGGAAGAATGGCGATTTACTGATTTGTCGTCTCTACGAAAGGTGCAATTTAATGTAGAGACGCGAAATTTCGCGTCTGTCGCGTCTGTAGAATTTGATATTTTGCCAGAAGCAGCTAATAGTCGTTTGGTATTTGTCAACGGCGTTTTTGCGCCGGAGTTATCCGCAGTTTCAAATTTGCCATCTGGAATTGTGGTGAGTAATTTGGCTGGTTTGTCTGCGGTTGAGCAGGAAGGTGTACGGCAGTATTTAGCTCAAGCTGAGGGAGCGCAGGAAGTTTTTACTGCTCTTAATACGGCTGGAATAACTGATGCAGCTGTGGTGTGGGTGAAGAAGAATGTGGTAGTTGAAACGCCTATTCATTTGGTGTTTATTTCGGTTGTGGGTGAGACGGCGATGATTTCGCAGCCGCGTTGTTTGGTGGTGGCGGAAAGTGGTTCGCAGGTAACGTTGGTTGAAGAGTATACGAACCGCCAAGACGCCAAGAGCGCGGAGGACGGAGTTTATTTAACTAACGCGGTTACGGAAGTTTGGGTTGGTGACAATGCTGAGGTGAGTCACACTAGGGTTGAGTGGGAAGGTGCAGAGGCTTTTCATATTGGCAAAACTGCGATCGCACAAGCTCGTGATAGTCGATATACTTGTCATGCCATAACTTTAGGTGCGAAGTTGTCACGGCACAATTTGGAGATTTTGCAAACTGGTGAGCAGACACAAACTACTCTCAATGGTTTGACGATAATTTCTGGTAAGCAGTTGTCTGATACTCACAGTGCGATCGCACTTAACTATCCCCACGGTACAAGTGACCAATTGCATAAATGTATTGTAGGCGATCGCGCTCATGCGGTGTTCAATGGTAAAGTTTTTGTACCCAAACTAGCGCAGTTGACAAATGCAACTCAGTTGAATCGCAATTTGCTACTATCATCTAAAGCCAGAGTTGATACCAAACCCCAATTGGAAATCACTGCGGATAACGTAAAGTGCGCCCACGGTGCTACCGTTAGCCAATTGGAAGATGATGAAATATTCTATCTGCAAAGCCGGGGAATTGATGAAAACGATGCTCGAAAGTTGTTAATTAACGCCTTCGCTGCTGAAGTCATCAACAAAATACCAGTTCCTTCTCTGCGAGAAATCCTTTTAAACACAGTCAATAATCTTAAGTCCCTGACTAATGACTAA
- the sufC gene encoding Fe-S cluster assembly ATPase SufC: protein MIIENSEVVLSVRNLTANVDGTPILKGVNLEVRSGEIHAIMGPNGSGKSTFSKVLAGHPAYEVTGGEVIFQGQNLLELEPEERARSGVFLAFQYPLEIPGVSNLDFLRVAYNSRRKAQGLEEIDAFDFDDLIEEKLDVVKMNASFLSRSLNEGFSGGEKKRNEILQMALLEPKLGILDETDSGLDIDALRIVANGVNQLASPENSTILITHYQRLLDYIVPDFVHVMAQGRIITSGGKELALELESRGYDWVLEEFAAAEVGV from the coding sequence ATGATTATTGAAAATAGTGAAGTTGTGCTGTCGGTACGGAATCTGACGGCTAATGTTGATGGGACACCGATTTTGAAAGGTGTGAATCTGGAGGTGCGATCGGGTGAAATTCATGCGATCATGGGGCCGAATGGTTCTGGTAAGAGTACTTTTTCTAAGGTGTTGGCTGGGCATCCGGCGTATGAGGTGACTGGTGGTGAGGTAATTTTTCAGGGGCAGAATTTGTTGGAGTTGGAGCCGGAGGAACGAGCCAGAAGTGGTGTATTTTTGGCGTTTCAGTATCCGTTAGAAATTCCGGGTGTGAGCAATTTGGATTTCTTGCGGGTGGCGTACAATTCGCGGCGGAAGGCGCAAGGTTTAGAGGAAATAGACGCTTTTGATTTTGACGATTTGATTGAGGAAAAGCTGGATGTCGTGAAGATGAATGCCAGTTTTCTCAGTCGGAGTTTGAATGAAGGGTTTTCTGGTGGTGAGAAGAAGCGGAATGAAATTCTGCAAATGGCGTTGCTAGAACCAAAGTTGGGAATTTTGGATGAAACTGATTCGGGTTTGGATATTGACGCGCTCCGAATTGTGGCGAATGGGGTAAATCAACTGGCAAGTCCAGAAAATTCGACAATTTTGATTACTCACTATCAGCGATTACTTGATTATATTGTGCCTGATTTTGTCCATGTGATGGCACAGGGGCGAATTATTACCAGTGGCGGTAAGGAACTGGCGCTGGAATTAGAGTCTCGCGGTTATGACTGGGTGCTGGAAGAATTTGCAGCTGCTGAGGTGGGTGTGTAA
- the sufB gene encoding Fe-S cluster assembly protein SufB has protein sequence MSATVKTLVNQPYKYGFITDIEADTIPRGLDEDVIRLISSKKNEPQFMLDFRLRAYRQWQKMTEPTWPNVKYPPINYQDIIYYSAPKRKKEKLNSLDEVDPTLLETFEKLGISLSEQKRLANVAVDAIFDSVSVATTFKEKLAEDGVIFCSFSEALQEHPELIKKYLGSVVPIADNYFAALNAAVFSDGSFVYIPKGVKCPMELSTYFRINSGDTGQFERTLIVAEEGSYVSYLEGCTAPMYDSNQLHAAVVELVALDNAEIKYSTVQNWYAGDANGKGGIYNFVTKRGLCQGVNSKISWTQVETGSAITWKYPSCVLVGDNSVGEFYSVALTNHQQQADTGSKMIHVGKNTRSTIISKGISAGNSSNSYRGLVKVNPTAKGARNYSQCDSMLIGDNAHANTFPYIQVQNNGAKVEHEASTSKIGEDQLFYFAQRGISSEDAISMMISGFCKDVFNQLPMEFAVEADKLLSLKLEGSVG, from the coding sequence ATGAGTGCCACTGTCAAAACCTTAGTCAACCAACCCTACAAGTACGGCTTTATTACAGATATTGAAGCCGACACTATTCCGCGTGGACTAGACGAGGACGTTATCCGCTTGATCTCTTCTAAGAAGAATGAGCCACAGTTTATGCTGGACTTTCGCCTCAGAGCTTATCGCCAGTGGCAAAAAATGACGGAACCAACTTGGCCGAATGTCAAGTATCCGCCTATAAATTATCAGGATATCATTTACTATTCAGCGCCAAAACGCAAGAAAGAAAAACTAAACAGCTTGGATGAAGTTGATCCAACCCTTTTAGAAACCTTCGAGAAGTTAGGCATTTCTCTATCTGAACAGAAACGGCTGGCTAATGTCGCCGTTGATGCAATTTTTGATAGCGTTTCTGTCGCTACTACATTTAAAGAAAAGCTAGCGGAAGATGGCGTTATTTTCTGTTCGTTTTCGGAAGCGTTGCAAGAACACCCAGAACTGATCAAAAAATACTTGGGTAGCGTTGTTCCCATTGCTGACAACTATTTTGCCGCCTTAAACGCCGCCGTATTTAGCGATGGTTCTTTTGTCTATATTCCTAAAGGCGTAAAATGCCCAATGGAACTGTCTACCTACTTCCGCATCAACTCTGGTGATACGGGACAATTTGAGCGGACTTTGATTGTTGCTGAAGAAGGTAGTTATGTTTCTTACCTCGAAGGTTGCACCGCACCGATGTATGATAGCAACCAGTTACACGCCGCAGTTGTGGAACTTGTCGCCCTCGACAATGCCGAAATCAAATACTCCACTGTGCAAAACTGGTACGCTGGCGATGCTAATGGTAAAGGCGGTATTTACAACTTTGTCACCAAGCGCGGTTTGTGTCAGGGCGTAAATTCCAAGATTTCTTGGACTCAAGTAGAAACAGGTTCAGCAATTACTTGGAAGTATCCTAGCTGTGTGTTGGTGGGTGATAACTCTGTGGGTGAGTTTTACTCGGTGGCGCTGACAAATCACCAGCAGCAAGCTGATACGGGTAGTAAGATGATTCATGTTGGTAAGAATACCCGCAGTACAATTATTTCTAAAGGAATCTCGGCAGGTAATTCTAGTAATAGTTACCGGGGTTTGGTGAAAGTCAATCCGACGGCTAAAGGGGCGAGAAATTATTCTCAGTGTGACTCAATGCTGATTGGGGATAATGCCCATGCCAACACTTTCCCTTATATTCAGGTGCAAAATAACGGTGCGAAGGTGGAGCATGAAGCTTCTACTTCTAAGATTGGGGAAGATCAGTTATTTTACTTTGCTCAACGGGGTATTTCTTCGGAAGATGCTATTTCGATGATGATTAGCGGCTTTTGTAAGGATGTTTTTAATCAGCTACCGATGGAGTTTGCTGTGGAAGCTGATAAGTTGTTGAGTTTGAAGTTGGAAGGCAGTGTGGGATAA
- a CDS encoding tetratricopeptide repeat protein, translated as MYKPTSFVLSVVLLGCFSLTIPSVAQAQVLVAQGKNPELKQLLEEGRRLVDTGDYGGAIAVYQQAARLDAKNAKIHSGIGYLYAQQGNYQAALTAYRRAIAINPNNSDFYYAVGYIKANLGDTRGAKEGYRRAIQLNRNNVNAYLGLAVTQSRMGDYTAASWAYQQAIDLDKNNAQTYELMGSMYKQRRQTKQANSLLQKARDLYKRRNDSDGVNRVEAMLRQLGG; from the coding sequence GTGTACAAGCCAACATCATTTGTGCTGAGTGTGGTGTTATTAGGATGTTTTTCCTTGACTATACCTTCAGTGGCTCAGGCTCAGGTATTAGTGGCCCAAGGTAAAAACCCAGAGTTGAAGCAACTACTAGAAGAAGGACGGAGGTTAGTGGATACGGGCGATTATGGTGGTGCGATCGCAGTTTATCAGCAAGCAGCTAGGCTGGATGCCAAAAATGCTAAAATTCATTCAGGTATTGGGTATTTATACGCTCAACAGGGAAATTACCAGGCAGCATTAACAGCTTATCGTCGGGCGATCGCTATCAACCCTAACAATAGTGATTTTTATTACGCGGTGGGTTACATCAAAGCGAATTTGGGCGACACGCGTGGGGCAAAAGAAGGCTACCGTCGGGCCATACAGCTAAACCGTAACAACGTTAATGCCTATTTAGGATTGGCTGTGACGCAATCTCGGATGGGAGACTATACTGCTGCTAGCTGGGCATACCAACAAGCAATTGACTTGGATAAGAACAACGCCCAGACTTATGAGTTAATGGGTTCTATGTATAAACAGCGACGACAAACCAAACAAGCAAACAGCTTGCTTCAGAAAGCCCGTGACTTGTACAAGCGGCGCAATGACTCAGATGGCGTTAACAGGGTAGAAGCCATGCTGCGACAGTTAGGAGGATGA
- a CDS encoding ATP-binding protein, translating to MAPEEEGIAVNSVFIEGGEIGRLMRSLDWSQTALGYVADWPQSLRSAISILLASKAQICLFWGSELITIYNDAYRPVLASKHPWALGRPAHEAWSEAWNVVEPLLKGVVATGVAFWAQDHLFFLNRHGYIEETYFDVSYDPVRDESGKVGGVFCIVSETTGRVLGDRRLQTLSLLSREAQAKTTEAACLSAIQALATNSHDIPFAMLYQVETDGGSAKLVGTTQMEQTEAIPSRVNLTQHSDAWKLAQVYHTGEAAIVDDLTTRFGALPTGAWDKPPSAAWVVPLVPAGEKQIFGLLVLGINSYRAFEEDYRKFFDLVVGNMTIAIANAGAYEEEHKRLEALAELDRAKTNFFNNISHEFRTPLTLMLSPLKETLTELNGILPAKAQCTDISEQKLAESALRQSEERYRTLFESIDEGFCVIEMLFDENDTPNDYRFLEINPSFEKQTGLKDVQGKRIRDLIPNHDKHWFEIYGKVAMTGEPIRFEERAVALQRWFDVYAFRIGQPQQRQVAVLFKDISDAYQQATQRQLAEAALRESEELKQRILDSSHDCIKVLTLDGRVLYLNQGGLHLLEIDDPASFHNAEWISLWEGEDRENAAAAIAAAKIGNVGQFQGYCATAKGKSKWWDVIITSVRNASGIIAQLLVVSRDITKQKQAEAEREQLFLREQAAREQAQTANRIKDEFLAVLSHELRSPLNPILGWSRLLRNGTLNAAKTAIALETIERNAKLQAQLIEDLLDISRILSGKLNLQMAPVNLASTIEAAIETVRLAAEAKSIEIQRLFDPNIGQILGDSARLQQVFWNLLTNAVKFSFAGGRVEIRLECRDSQAQITVSDTGKGINPDFIPYVFESFRQADATTTRKFGGLGLGLAIVRHLVELHGGTVQVDSPGEGQGATFNVRFPLMKAQGSSQKVQKDSSFFTFNTSPLTGIRLLIVDDDEDIRDFLGFVLEQAGAEVCIVTSAIEALQAIEQSPPDILLSDIGMPEMDGYMLIRQIRAMPPEQGGQILALALSAYAGEVNRKQAQDAGFQQHVAKPIDPDTLIAVILDIIAKGN from the coding sequence CTCGGTCGCCCTGCTCATGAAGCGTGGAGCGAAGCCTGGAATGTTGTAGAACCTTTACTCAAGGGAGTTGTGGCGACAGGAGTTGCATTTTGGGCGCAAGACCATTTATTTTTCCTGAATCGACACGGTTACATTGAGGAAACTTACTTCGATGTCTCCTACGACCCCGTGCGAGATGAAAGCGGGAAAGTTGGCGGAGTCTTTTGCATTGTTAGTGAAACAACAGGACGAGTGCTGGGCGATCGCCGTTTACAAACCCTGAGCTTACTAAGTAGGGAGGCTCAAGCAAAGACCACAGAAGCGGCTTGTCTGTCTGCAATTCAAGCCTTAGCAACTAATTCTCATGATATCCCTTTTGCCATGCTGTATCAGGTGGAGACAGATGGCGGCAGTGCAAAGCTGGTTGGAACTACTCAAATGGAGCAAACAGAAGCAATTCCATCAAGAGTGAACTTAACTCAACACAGCGATGCATGGAAACTCGCACAAGTTTATCATACCGGGGAAGCAGCAATCGTTGATGATTTGACAACTCGGTTTGGAGCTTTGCCCACAGGAGCTTGGGACAAGCCCCCCTCTGCTGCTTGGGTCGTGCCGCTCGTCCCAGCTGGAGAAAAACAAATTTTTGGATTGCTAGTATTGGGCATCAATTCCTACAGAGCTTTTGAGGAGGATTACCGAAAGTTCTTCGATTTGGTGGTAGGTAACATGACGATCGCGATCGCTAATGCCGGTGCTTATGAAGAAGAACACAAGCGACTGGAGGCACTAGCAGAACTGGATCGAGCCAAAACCAACTTCTTCAACAACATCAGCCACGAATTTCGCACTCCCCTAACGCTGATGCTGTCGCCACTGAAAGAGACATTAACCGAATTAAACGGAATTCTTCCAGCCAAAGCCCAATGCACAGATATTAGTGAGCAAAAACTTGCAGAATCTGCCTTACGCCAATCTGAGGAACGCTATCGAACACTGTTTGAGTCGATCGACGAAGGATTTTGCGTGATCGAAATGCTGTTTGATGAAAACGACACGCCGAACGATTACCGCTTTTTAGAAATCAATCCGTCTTTTGAAAAACAAACGGGACTCAAAGACGTACAAGGCAAAAGGATACGTGATCTAATTCCGAATCATGACAAGCATTGGTTTGAAATTTACGGCAAAGTCGCCATGACGGGCGAACCCATTCGCTTTGAGGAGCGCGCTGTTGCCCTACAACGTTGGTTCGACGTTTATGCATTCCGCATTGGGCAGCCACAGCAGCGACAAGTCGCCGTCCTTTTCAAGGATATCAGCGATGCCTATCAGCAAGCTACGCAACGCCAACTTGCCGAAGCCGCCCTACGAGAAAGTGAAGAGTTAAAGCAACGAATTTTGGACAGCAGTCATGATTGTATCAAAGTTTTAACGTTAGATGGGCGGGTACTCTACTTGAATCAAGGCGGGCTGCATCTTCTAGAAATTGATGATCCTGCGTCCTTTCATAACGCCGAGTGGATTAGTTTATGGGAAGGCGAAGACCGAGAAAATGCCGCTGCGGCGATCGCTGCGGCCAAAATAGGTAATGTCGGTCAATTTCAAGGCTACTGTGCCACAGCAAAGGGGAAGTCGAAGTGGTGGGATGTGATTATTACTTCCGTCCGAAATGCATCAGGAATTATTGCACAACTCTTAGTCGTCTCACGCGATATTACCAAGCAAAAGCAAGCGGAAGCTGAACGCGAACAACTTTTTTTGCGTGAGCAAGCTGCGCGTGAACAAGCTCAGACAGCGAATCGGATTAAAGATGAGTTTTTGGCAGTGCTATCACATGAATTGCGATCGCCCCTCAATCCTATTCTGGGTTGGTCTAGGTTGCTTCGCAATGGGACATTAAATGCCGCAAAAACGGCTATTGCTTTGGAAACAATCGAGCGCAATGCCAAACTCCAGGCACAATTAATTGAAGATTTGTTAGATATCTCTCGCATCTTGTCTGGCAAACTCAATTTACAAATGGCTCCTGTTAACTTAGCATCGACAATTGAAGCGGCTATTGAAACTGTGCGTTTAGCAGCAGAAGCGAAGTCAATTGAAATTCAGAGACTATTTGACCCAAATATTGGGCAAATTTTGGGAGATTCTGCTCGTTTACAGCAAGTATTTTGGAATTTGCTTACTAACGCTGTAAAATTTAGTTTCGCTGGTGGACGGGTTGAAATTCGCTTAGAGTGCCGAGACTCGCAGGCTCAAATTACTGTTAGCGACACGGGTAAAGGTATTAATCCAGACTTTATACCCTACGTGTTTGAATCCTTTCGTCAGGCAGATGCGACAACAACTAGGAAGTTTGGCGGACTAGGGTTAGGGCTAGCGATCGTCCGTCATCTAGTTGAACTGCATGGAGGTACTGTTCAAGTAGACAGTCCTGGAGAAGGACAGGGAGCCACCTTTAATGTCAGGTTTCCTTTGATGAAAGCACAAGGTTCTAGCCAGAAAGTACAAAAGGACTCCTCATTTTTTACTTTTAACACCTCACCTCTGACAGGAATACGGTTACTAATTGTTGATGATGATGAAGATATCCGTGATTTTTTGGGCTTTGTCCTTGAGCAGGCAGGAGCAGAGGTTTGTATTGTGACATCGGCAATAGAAGCACTGCAAGCGATAGAGCAATCACCACCAGATATTTTGTTGAGTGACATTGGAATGCCAGAGATGGATGGCTATATGCTGATTCGACAAATTCGAGCCATGCCACCCGAACAAGGTGGGCAAATTTTGGCTTTAGCCCTCTCGGCTTATGCTGGAGAAGTTAATCGCAAGCAAGCACAAGATGCCGGATTTCAGCAGCACGTTGCCAAGCCAATAGACCCAGACACATTAATTGCAGTCATTCTAGATATAATCGCCAAGGGAAATTGA
- a CDS encoding cysteine desulfurase, translating to MTFTPTKTLADKVRADFPILHQEVNGKPLVYLDNAATSQKPLFVLNTLRDYYEQYNANVHRGAHSLSAKATDAYEGARDKVAKFINAASRQEIVYTRNASEAINLVAYSWGMNNLQPGDEVILSVMEHHSNIVPWQLVAQKTGAVLKFVELTPEETFDFEQFKKLISEKTKLVSVVHISNALGCINPVEEIGAIAHKYGAKFLVDACQSVPHFPVDVQKIDCDWLVASGHKMCAPTGIGFLYGKLELLESMPPFFGGGEMIAEVYLDHSTYAELPHKFEAGTPAIGEAIALGAAIDYLSSIGMDKIHAYEAELTAYLFQQLEQIPQIRIYGPKPNAKGEGRAALASFTAGEVHANDLSTLLDQEGVAIRSGHHCTQPLHRYLGLAATARASLSFYNTREEIDIFIKALKETLDFFAGFLA from the coding sequence ATGACTTTTACTCCTACCAAAACCCTTGCTGATAAAGTTCGCGCTGACTTCCCGATATTGCATCAGGAAGTCAACGGTAAACCCCTGGTTTATCTTGATAATGCTGCGACATCGCAAAAGCCTTTGTTCGTATTAAATACCCTGCGGGATTATTACGAGCAATATAATGCTAACGTGCATCGAGGTGCCCATTCTCTGAGTGCTAAAGCTACCGATGCTTATGAAGGTGCTAGAGATAAAGTTGCCAAATTCATCAATGCTGCATCGCGTCAGGAAATTGTCTACACCCGCAACGCAAGTGAAGCGATTAACCTAGTCGCTTATAGCTGGGGTATGAACAATTTGCAGCCGGGAGATGAAGTTATTCTGTCGGTAATGGAACACCACAGTAATATTGTGCCTTGGCAATTGGTGGCGCAAAAAACAGGTGCAGTACTGAAATTTGTAGAATTAACACCAGAAGAAACTTTTGATTTTGAGCAGTTTAAAAAGCTGATTTCCGAAAAAACAAAGTTAGTGTCAGTGGTACATATTTCTAATGCTTTGGGTTGCATTAATCCAGTGGAAGAAATTGGTGCGATCGCTCACAAATATGGTGCTAAATTTTTAGTTGATGCTTGCCAAAGTGTTCCCCACTTCCCTGTTGATGTGCAGAAAATAGATTGTGACTGGTTGGTAGCATCTGGTCATAAAATGTGCGCTCCAACTGGCATAGGATTTCTGTATGGCAAGTTGGAATTACTAGAATCAATGCCACCATTTTTTGGCGGTGGTGAGATGATAGCAGAGGTGTATTTAGACCATTCTACCTATGCAGAATTGCCACATAAATTTGAAGCTGGGACACCTGCAATTGGAGAAGCGATCGCACTTGGTGCTGCGATAGATTATCTTAGCAGTATCGGCATGGATAAAATTCACGCCTACGAAGCAGAATTAACCGCTTATTTGTTCCAACAATTAGAGCAAATTCCCCAAATTAGAATTTACGGCCCCAAACCCAATGCAAAAGGTGAAGGGAGAGCCGCTCTCGCGTCGTTCACAGCCGGAGAAGTCCACGCCAACGACTTATCTACATTATTAGATCAAGAAGGCGTTGCCATTCGTTCTGGACACCACTGCACACAACCATTACACCGTTACTTAGGTCTTGCTGCAACCGCACGAGCAAGTCTATCTTTCTACAACACCCGTGAAGAAATTGATATTTTCATCAAAGCACTGAAAGAAACTCTCGACTTTTTTGCAGGTTTCCTTGCTTAA
- a CDS encoding Uma2 family endonuclease, producing MLVKSTPAEQRTVLHNVSWETFEALLRDTGEDRGSLFAYDCGVLEIMTPLLEHENPKIQFDRLIFALAVELKTKIRSAGSTTLKRKTITKGIEPDTCYYIQNEPLIRGKQELDLTTDPAPDLAIEIDITSSAVNKLNIYAALGVAELWRYDGEGLKFYQLVASEYIEIKSSIAFPLISVSDMNRFIQQSKTMDEIDLVQSFRAWVQGKIG from the coding sequence ATGCTTGTCAAGTCAACGCCTGCGGAACAAAGAACAGTCTTACACAACGTTAGTTGGGAAACCTTTGAAGCCTTGCTGAGAGATACAGGTGAAGATAGAGGTTCTCTGTTTGCTTATGACTGCGGTGTTTTAGAAATCATGACTCCACTTTTGGAACACGAAAATCCTAAAATTCAGTTTGACCGATTGATATTCGCTTTAGCAGTGGAATTAAAAACTAAAATTAGAAGTGCTGGTTCTACAACATTAAAACGTAAAACAATAACAAAGGGAATAGAACCCGATACTTGCTATTATATTCAAAATGAGCCGCTAATTAGAGGTAAACAAGAATTAGATTTAACAACAGATCCAGCACCGGATTTAGCAATTGAAATTGATATTACTAGCAGTGCTGTTAATAAGCTTAATATTTATGCGGCTTTAGGTGTAGCAGAATTATGGAGATATGACGGTGAAGGTTTAAAATTTTATCAGCTAGTAGCAAGTGAATATATTGAAATTAAGTCGAGTATCGCTTTCCCTTTAATTTCTGTTAGTGATATGAATAGATTTATCCAGCAAAGTAAAACTATGGATGAAATTGATTTGGTGCAATCCTTCCGCGCTTGGGTGCAGGGGAAGATAGGTTAA